Genomic segment of Benincasa hispida cultivar B227 chromosome 1, ASM972705v1, whole genome shotgun sequence:
taatTTACCTGGAGTCCCTAACACTCAAtcaaaaaaatccaaaattttggataatttatactaaaaaagtaaaaataatagaaaagagaaaaaagaagaaaatattttctctctttcttcttccaatATTGGGCTTTGCCCAAACAATGTTTAAGCACAATTTGGCAGTTAGCCTCATGTATAAAGTTTAGAATTTATTAGTGATTAAATACGAAGAAATTGGACTCTATAGCAAGATTCTggatttcatttgaaaaaaacaaacctaaaaaatgaataaaatttttggCCAATCATGTGTGGATATACAATTCTCGAATGTTGTACTCGATAAGTccgaatttgaaaatatataatagtttcttaaatttttagttcTTATTTGGAAAAGACTTATCatattttttcattatatttaaccattaaaaaaattaaatcgattagatgtaaatttaaattttgtaactATAGGACCtttaactttcaaatttgtatctactttattttttattttttagaaacatCAAACGGATctgctataattttaattttgtagaaaCATCAAATAGATCAATATAAGAACcatgaaaagtttaaagatttattatatagtttataatAGTTGAAGAGCTATTAAATATTAGATTACTTTTAAGTTAAAAAGGACTTGCACGCATCCAAGAtcttaaacgtttaatttaacatcaatattttaaaatattataacatAGTTTTGTTATTCAATTTCAACTTTTAACtgtttcttttatttggaaaaaaaaaccctttaaCTCAGTGTTTTGGCTCAAAATTTTTTAAACGTTTATTCCCCTAGAATATTAACCACGAACTAAAAAATGATACGTGTAACGACTTgagttcaggaggggtacatgaatgaaccagtATCACATCCGAacgagagggatcctgaggacatgaaagtataattaagaaaggcttaaaagaattgaaagttactacctataccaacaaggcgcaccttccttttcggtggctcaatcataagaactccaaagttaagcgtgctgGTTTATtgggacaactttcacttctaaagcCTTAAGGCAAGGGAGGAAGGGAGGAAGAAGGGAGGATAACATAGCCAGGTCGTAGGGGACGTAAGGGAATGTTGGGGATGATGACATAGCCAGATCACAGAGTACAAGCAGGCCAAGGCCAGGGAGATTGATTTTACAATTGAATTGGAGCCAGACACTATTCTCATATCCAAAACTCCATATAGAATGGCTCCGTGAAGAAAAATGATGGGTCATTACGTTTATGCATAGATTACAGGGTGCTACCGTATTCTCCAAGATTGACCTAAGGTTACCATCAGCTGAGGCTTTCCGATCTAGGTATGGGCATTACGAGTTCATTGTAATGTCTTTTGGTCTAACCAATGCTCCAACGGTATTCATGGACTTGATGAACTGAGTGTTCAAGGACTTCCTAGATGCCtttgtaattgtttttattgataACATTTTGGTATACTCCAAGACAGAGGTGGAACATGAGAAACATCTTAGGAAGGTTCTAGGAACACTGTGGGAAAACAAGTTGTATGCAAAGTGTGCTAAGTGCGAGTTTTGGCTACGGAAAGTGTTCTTCCTTGGGCATGAGGTGTCGAAGGACGGGGTTTCAGTGGATCCAGCTAAGATTGAAGCCGTTACCAATTGACCCCTCCCTACAACGGTCAGTGAGGTGCGTAGTTTCCTGGGTTTGACCGGTTACTATCGTAGGTTTGTAGAGAATTTCTCCAGTATGGCCATGTCGTTAACCCAGCTGACCAGGAAGGGAGCTTCGTTTTTATGGAGCAAAATGTGTGAAGACATTTTTCAGGACCTCAAGCAGAGGTTGGTTTCAACCCCGGTCCTCACCGTACCAAACGGCTCCGGGAACTTCGTGATTTACAGTGATGCTTTCAAGAAGGGTTTGGGTTGTGTACTCATGCAACATGGTAGGGTGGTCGCCTATGCCTCCCGCCAGTTGAAGAACCATGAGTGCAACTATCCTACCCACGAATTGAAATTGGCAGTGGTAGTGTTTGCCCTGAAGATCTGGAGGCACTATTTGTATGGGGAAAAGATCCAAGTGTTCACCGACCACAAGAGTTTGGAATACTTTTTCACTCAGAAGGAATTAAACATGAGGCAGCGCAGGTGGCTCGAGTTAGTAAAGGATTATGACTGCGAGATCCTCTACCACCCAGGTAAGACGAATGTGGTAGCCGATGCCCTCAGTCGAAAGGTAGCTCATTCGATTGCCTTGATCACTAAACAGTCAACTGTGTAGAGACTGGAACGAGCAGAGATTGCGGTGGCAGTGGGGGAAGTCACTTCACAGCTAGCCCAGTTGACAGTGCAACCAACCTTGAGGCAACAGATTATTGATGCTCAGCAGGGTGATCCTGACTTGGTTCAGAAATGTTGTCAGTTAGGGTCAGGTTAGGGAAGTGAATTTTCTATGTCAGAGGACAAGGGTCTTTTGTATCTGGGACGGTTGTGCATGCCAGCAGTTGATGGCTTGAAAGGGGAACTATTGGCGGAAGCTCATAACTCTCCATTCTCGATGCAACTAGGTAGTACCAAAATGTACCAAGATGTGAAGCGGTATTACTAGTGTcccaatatgaaaagagagatagCTGATTATGTCAGTAGATGTCTAGTCTATCAGCAGGTGAAGGCCCCAAGGCAGAGGGTAGCGGGCTTGCTACAACCTTTGGATGTGCCAGAGTGTGGCTATGAATTTTATTATGGGGTTGCCCAGGACAGCGAAGGGTTTCTCGGTGATTTAGGTTGTGATAGATAGACTCACCAAGGTGGCACATTTTGTTCCAGAAAAGCCCACGTACGCGGTGAGTAAGTGGGCTCAGTTGTACATAAAGGAGATAGTAAGGTTGCATGGTGTGCCAGTGTCAATTGTGTCGGACAGGGACCCTCGTTTCCCCTCCAGTTTTTCGAAGAGTCTCCAGGTGGCTTTAGGGTCGCGGTTGAACTTCAGTATAGCGTTTCACCCCCAAACTGATGGGCAAACAGAACGTTTAAATCAGACATTGGAGGACATGTTGCGCTCTTATGCGTTGGAATTCTCAGGGAGTTGGGACTCCCACTTGCATTTGGTGGAGTTTGCTTACAATAACAGCTATCAGGCTACCATTGGTATGTCGCCGTTTGAAGCTCTTTATGGCAGAGGTTGCAGGTCTCCTGTTTGCTAGAGTGAGGTTGGGGAAAGGAAACTGGTGGGGACTGAGTTAATGGAGTTGACGAATGAAGCCATGCAGAAAATCAGGGCCAGAATGCTAGCAGCACAAAGTAGACAGAAAAGTTACGCGGATGTCAGGCGAAAAGATTTAGAGTTCGAAGCAGGTGACAAGGTGTTCCTGAAAGTGGTGCCGATGAAGGGAGTCCTGAGGTTCGGGAAGAAGGGTAAGCTAAGTCCGCATTTCGTAGGGCCATTCGAGATTTTGGAGCGGGTCGGTTCTGTGGCTTACCGTTTAGCCTTGCCATCGTCTCTCTATGCGGTCCATAATGTATTTCATGTCTCCATGTTGAGGAAGTATTTAACGGACCCATCGCATATGGTGGACTTTGAGCCCCTGCAACTGAATGAGAACTTAAGTTACGAGGAAAAGCCCGTGCAAGTTGTGGTCAGGGAGGTGAAAGTTTTGCACAGTAAGAAAGTGCCACTAATAAAGGTCTTGTGGCAGAACCATCAGTTAGAGGAAGCTACTTAGGAGCGAGAGGACGAGATAAAGGCACTACACCCAGAGCTCTTCCAGGAttagaactttcgaggacgaaagtttatTAAAGGGGGGAAGAGTGTAACGTCCCAAAGATAttcagtttgaaaaaaaaaaaaaaggaaaaatggggGAAATATTGGttatttttagaagaaatgTAGGGTTTTAAGTGGTCTAGGGGTGCATGccaaaggataaaaaaaaaaaaagttttttttttctttttctcctctctttctccttcttcttccttcaacagCCCCCCCctctccttttatttttttctcttccctTCAATCACTGTGCGGCAACCCTCACCGTTCACCTTCTCTTCCGTCCGCTGCCGCTCGACCGATTGCAGGCCATCAGGTTGTTCTGTGCAAGGCCGGCCACGCCGCACGGGTCTCTATTCGCGTCATCTGCCCGTTCAGCACGGGGCCCAGTCACACGTCCTAGCCGCGATCTGTTCCACGTCAGCCGTTGCTAGTCATCCTTCCGTGCACCGTCGACCGTGGGTTCTAGCCGCGCCAgagttttcttttgtttccagCGTCGTTTTCGTCCGTCGTTCGTCGTCAGCACTGTTAGTAGTCGGTTCGCGGCAGTCTGACCGAGCATTCTGTTGGGGGTGAGTTGTTTTCTTTGTGTTACTGGCAGCTCACTGCCTTTTTGGGGTTCTTGGGCCTAATTTTTTATTGGTTTCAGGAAAACGTGTGTCAGTGAAGGGACTTCTCAAGCGAAGTAAGATCAAAGTGAGTTATCCTGAGGTAAGGGGTTTACTGCTGGCCCTAGGATGTTGTTAGGCCTActgtgaaatattttatttcatatatgaAACTGTGATTTGTGTTGAGTTCGATAAGTTGGTTTTGAATTATGCCTGTTGTGATGAATTTGGGTGTAAGAATTAAAGGCTACAGGCTGAAGCGTGGAAATAATGTGTTAAGGTCTGACGTTGGGTACTGATGTATGAGCTGTGTAATATGTTACGTATAATGTATTAAGGCCTGATGTTGAGTTGGTGTATGAGTTATGAGTGGACTGAAACAGTTGATGGAAATATGGGGAACGTTGTTAAagtttatactcacccttttctctccctatttttcaggtaagagtaACGACAGACTGGCGAATGACAAGAGAGATCCATGACCTGGCCATTAGAACGTTTCACTGCTTCCGCATATAGTATTATGTTTGAAACTCTAGTTTAGAAGTTAGGCGTCTTTCAACATTAtgcaaaaatatattaattttattatttgattatttaaattctcttttttACATTTGTTTTGGTAGAAATTAGGGGTACCCCGACtggtaaattattttattttatctagcTTTGGTTTAATtactattatttaattatgtttttccCATCCTTGCTTGGTTGAGCgttattaaataaagtttcgGGCTCCTTTCATTTGACGATTTAAAAGACATTATGCGATTGAGACTATGCATGCATGGGTAGCGTCCTAGAATATCGTAGGGAACtagggtcgttacagttggtatcagagcagaaCCTCTCCCAGTAAGATGTGGTCCAAGGATGAATCAAGTTcaagaggggtacatgaatgaaccggtatCACATCTGAacgagagggatcctgaggacatgaaagtatagttaagaaaggcttaaaagaattgaaagttactacctataccaacaaggtgcaccttccttttcggtggctcaatcataagaacaatcctatgttgggtgacctcctgggaattttcctaggatgcatgtgagtgaggacaaagcatgtTAAAAGAATTCGTGTTGGTTtatggggacaactttcacttctaaagTATTCGAGGCAGGGGAGGAAGGGAGGATGACATAGCCAGGTCGCAGGGGACGTAAGGGGATGTCGGGGCCATTAGGGGTCGAATCCGGATTCTAAATCTTGGTCCGAAT
This window contains:
- the LOC120076317 gene encoding uncharacterized protein LOC120076317: MHRLQGATVFSKIDLRLPSAEAFRSRYGHYEFIVMSFGLTNAPTTEVEHEKHLRKVLGTLWENKLYAKCAKCEFWLRKVFFLGHEVSKDGVSVDPAKIEAVTN